In Dermacentor andersoni chromosome 4, qqDerAnde1_hic_scaffold, whole genome shotgun sequence, the following proteins share a genomic window:
- the LOC126535969 gene encoding chitinase-like protein 3, with translation MDDSSDASGDLRSSTRRRRRRSDDDESSLRYMLRNQNLLLVVFLILGVLTVSCACVAIVAAVVEHFWTSIDEPMGTAIAAEGVVDDGRKQQGGKSSSAEFVMQRQSEADGANRAVFCFINYTAAPGSPHRFVVDNVSADLCDALVFVSVGLDTRQQSARFKQPVEDAETLQSLTSLPTPVWVLVGGELADSRDFRKAVREKRTRLAFVHNAAVWSRRMGLAGLILYWKYPTLRYRSNYSTFVNTMRIVFEHKGLRLSVVVPWETAKRRDGYFVPSLYNRLDLVVVDTHRTVDPASFPVTTCQSPMRAVFRAHHNGQVGLSSVLDELSMVTEHMLGKTMLSVSFTGATFTLKRPWMKNVRVGMRVLGPGKPFAHTNRSGLASYYEVAKALTHHDASSWHSATHGFSRCSVAYWKDQWVGFEDRASLRLKRSVVRKTAGLAVWDLSMDDFAGDLGLAWPLLREAHDVVHG, from the coding sequence ATGGATGATTCCAGTGACGCTTCCGGTGATCTCCGCAGCTCgacccggcggcggcggcgtcgcaGCGACGACGACGAGTCATCACTGCGTTACATGCTGCGCAATCAGAACCTACTCCTGGTCGTGTTCCTGATCCTCGGTGTGCTCACGGTGTCTTGCGCATGCGTCGCCATTGTCGCCGCAGTGGTCGAGCACTTCTGGACATCCATCGACGAACCGATGGGAACCGCCATCGCCGCAGAAGGCGTTGTCGACGACGGTCGAAAACAGCAAGGAGGCAAGTCCTCGTCCGCCGAGTTCGTCATGCAGCGGCAATCCGAGGCGGACGGTGCGAACCGCGCAGTCTTCTGTTTCATCAACTACACAGCGGCGCCCGGTTCACCGCACCGTTTCGTCGTGGACAACGTGTCGGCCGACCTCTGCGACGCTCTCGTCTTCGTGTCCGTCGGGCTAGACACGCGGCAACAGAGCGCGCGTTTCAAGCAGCCCGTCGAAGACGCCGAGACCCTCCAGAGCTTGACGTCGCTGCCCACACCCGTCTGGGTCTTGGTCGGCGGCGAGCTCGCGGACTCTCGCGACTTCCGGAAGGCAGTGCGAGAGAAGCGGACGcggctcgccttcgtgcacaacGCGGCGGTCTGGTCACGCCGCATGGGACTCGCCGGCCTGATCCTCTACTGGAAGTATCCGACACTGAGATACCGCTCTAATTACAGCACATTCGTGAACACCATGCGCATCGTCTTCGAACACAAGGGGCTGCGCTTGAGCGTGGTCGTACCATGGGAGACGGCGAAGCGACGCGACGGTTACTTCGTACCGTCGCTGTACAACCGGCTCGACCTCGTCGTCGTCGACACGCACCGTACCGTGGACCCGGCGTCGTTTCCGGTCACCACATGCCAGAGCCCGATGAGGGCCGTCTTCAGGGCGCACCATAACGGCCAGGTGGGACTGTCCTCGGTTCTCGACGAGCTGTCCATGGTCACCGAGCACATGCTTGGCAAGACCATGCTGAGCGTCTCGTTCACCGGCGCCACGTTCACCCTGAAGCGGCCCTGGATGAAGAACGTTCGTGTAGGCATGCGCGTACTCGGTCCCGGCAAGCCCTTCGCTCACACCAACCGCTCGGGCCTGGCCAGTTACTACGAGGTTGCCAAGGCGCTGACGCACCACGATGCGTCCTCGTGGCACAGTGCAACTCACGGCTTCTCTCGCTGCTCGGTGGCCTACTGGAAGGACCAGTGGGTCGGCTTCGAGGACCGTGCTAGCCTGCGCCTTAAGCGGTCAGTGGTGCGAAAGACTGCGGGCCTCGCGGTCTGGGACTTGTCCATGGACGATTTCGCAGGGGACTTGGGACTCGCGTGGCCCCTGCTTCGCGAGGCTCACGACGTGGTGCACGGTTGA